A stretch of Plesiomonas shigelloides DNA encodes these proteins:
- a CDS encoding efflux RND transporter permease subunit, with amino-acid sequence MFSRVFIERPIFATVLSLVIVLAGVISAMNLPVEQYPSMTPVQVQVTAVYPGADAQTLSQSVAGPIEAQINGVDNMLYMTSSSSSNGQMNISVYFSLDTDPDIAQVQVQNRVSLALPQLPQAVQQNGVQVQKRSSSILMLVGVYSPDNRYNADYIANYANVYVLDAIKRIPGAGQASVMGSADQAMRIWLNPEKMANLGVTTDDVQQAVANQNKLFSAGQIGQAPNPPGTQLTYPVVTQNPYVEPSEYESIILRAQNNGAALVRLQDVAKAQLGLKQYLVDTALNQVPATFLAVYLAPGANALEVSKNVADTLERLKPTFPEGMDYKITLDTTDFVRISIEDVLHTLVEAIVLVIAVVYLFLQSVRATLIAIAAVFVALIGTFVGMLALGFTINLLTLFGMILAIGLVVDDAIVVVENVERLMHEQHLSAKDASLAAMNEISTALISVVLVLSSVFIPAAFLTGTTGQLYKQFAVTIVISVVLSGFVALTLTPALCGLFLKPGQMAQSGFFGWFNRLFASLTTRYGRGVRLTIERTTLALVLMGVMMGAIVMMFRALPSSFVPQEDQGYVLAGAILPDAASIRRTKEISEQLDAIFASNPEVDTRSAITGYNLLDSSFKTNTATFFVTLKPFEERTEPSQSADAVLQDIAKKARGIEGAFILPISPPAIPGLGATGGFQFWIQDIGNGSLAQLQQVTNQFLAKARQRPELTGLSSTFNAASTQLQADIDRDKAMLLGVPVQEAYGTLQTFLASSTVSQYFDQSRVWNVVLQAEDRFRDNPSWLMQFYTRNNVGNMVPLSAVMETKYAAGPDLVPHFNSFPAAQINGSAAPGYSSGDAIALMEQIAKETLPQGYSFAWSGQAFEEKQAGSTSTVAFALGLVIVFLILAAQFESWSLPCAVLTAVPFGLIGSLIFTMARGLENDVYFQIGLLVLIGLAAKNAVLIIEFAVELRHKGKGLIESAIEAGELRLRPIVMTSLAFILGTLPLMLASGAGANSRHSIGTGIVGGMIGATTLALFYVPMFYVIFERLAERGKKSPPPSGEGEVTPTAEPSPHAQQHADKETKGGQSNQEGQS; translated from the coding sequence ATGTTTTCCCGCGTATTTATTGAACGACCGATTTTTGCCACGGTGTTGTCGCTGGTGATTGTGTTGGCGGGTGTCATTTCGGCCATGAATCTGCCGGTGGAGCAATACCCGTCGATGACGCCAGTGCAGGTGCAGGTCACGGCGGTGTATCCGGGCGCGGATGCGCAGACGTTATCCCAGTCGGTGGCTGGCCCCATTGAGGCGCAAATCAACGGCGTGGATAACATGCTGTACATGACGTCCAGCTCCTCGTCGAACGGGCAGATGAACATCAGCGTCTATTTCTCGTTAGATACCGATCCGGATATTGCACAGGTACAGGTGCAAAACCGCGTCAGTCTGGCATTACCTCAACTGCCGCAAGCGGTACAGCAAAATGGCGTACAGGTGCAAAAACGCTCGTCCAGTATCTTGATGCTGGTGGGGGTTTATTCGCCGGATAACCGTTATAACGCCGACTACATTGCGAATTACGCGAACGTTTATGTGCTCGATGCGATTAAACGTATTCCTGGGGCAGGGCAAGCGTCAGTCATGGGGTCGGCAGATCAGGCCATGCGCATCTGGTTAAACCCTGAAAAGATGGCCAATTTAGGGGTGACAACCGATGATGTGCAGCAAGCGGTCGCTAATCAAAACAAATTGTTCAGTGCCGGTCAGATAGGGCAAGCGCCCAACCCGCCGGGCACTCAGTTGACCTATCCGGTGGTGACACAAAACCCGTATGTTGAGCCGTCTGAGTATGAAAGCATTATCTTACGGGCGCAAAATAACGGCGCGGCGCTGGTGCGATTACAAGATGTCGCTAAGGCGCAGTTGGGGTTGAAGCAATATTTGGTGGATACTGCGCTGAATCAAGTCCCGGCGACGTTCTTGGCGGTCTATCTGGCTCCCGGCGCCAATGCGCTCGAAGTGTCCAAAAACGTGGCGGATACCTTAGAGCGCTTAAAGCCGACTTTCCCTGAAGGAATGGATTACAAGATCACGTTGGATACCACCGATTTCGTGCGGATTTCCATCGAAGATGTGCTGCACACACTGGTAGAAGCGATTGTGCTGGTTATTGCGGTGGTCTATCTGTTCTTGCAAAGCGTACGGGCGACTTTGATTGCGATTGCTGCGGTATTCGTCGCGTTAATCGGCACGTTCGTGGGCATGTTGGCACTTGGATTTACCATCAACCTGTTGACCTTGTTCGGTATGATCTTGGCTATCGGGCTGGTGGTAGATGACGCCATCGTGGTGGTGGAAAACGTTGAGCGTTTGATGCACGAGCAGCACTTATCGGCGAAAGACGCTTCACTGGCGGCAATGAATGAAATCTCCACCGCATTGATTTCGGTGGTATTGGTGCTGTCATCGGTATTTATTCCGGCAGCTTTCTTAACCGGTACCACTGGCCAGCTGTATAAGCAGTTTGCGGTGACCATTGTGATCTCGGTTGTGCTGTCGGGGTTCGTGGCGCTGACGTTAACGCCAGCGCTGTGCGGCTTGTTCCTCAAGCCTGGGCAGATGGCGCAGAGTGGCTTTTTCGGTTGGTTTAACCGGCTGTTTGCCTCACTCACCACTCGCTATGGCCGTGGGGTGCGCTTGACCATCGAGCGTACCACCTTGGCGCTGGTGCTGATGGGGGTGATGATGGGCGCCATCGTCATGATGTTTCGCGCCTTGCCATCCAGCTTCGTGCCACAAGAAGATCAGGGCTATGTGCTGGCAGGGGCGATTTTACCGGATGCCGCCAGTATCCGGCGCACCAAAGAGATCAGTGAACAGTTAGATGCGATTTTCGCCTCTAACCCTGAAGTGGATACGCGCTCGGCGATTACCGGCTATAACCTGCTCGACAGTTCATTTAAAACCAATACCGCGACGTTCTTCGTTACCTTGAAACCGTTTGAAGAGCGTACCGAGCCTTCGCAATCGGCGGATGCGGTGCTGCAAGATATCGCTAAGAAAGCGCGTGGTATCGAAGGTGCCTTTATTCTGCCGATCTCCCCACCTGCTATTCCCGGCTTGGGTGCTACTGGTGGCTTCCAGTTCTGGATCCAAGATATTGGCAATGGCTCTTTGGCGCAGTTGCAGCAAGTGACCAATCAGTTTTTGGCCAAGGCGCGTCAGCGCCCTGAGTTGACAGGGTTGTCGTCGACCTTTAACGCCGCCAGTACCCAATTGCAGGCGGATATTGATCGCGATAAAGCCATGCTGCTTGGGGTGCCGGTGCAAGAGGCTTACGGCACGTTGCAGACCTTCCTCGCGTCGTCCACGGTTAGTCAGTACTTTGACCAAAGCCGTGTGTGGAATGTTGTGCTGCAGGCCGAGGATCGTTTTCGCGATAATCCATCGTGGTTGATGCAGTTCTATACCCGTAACAATGTCGGCAATATGGTGCCGCTGTCGGCAGTGATGGAAACCAAATATGCTGCCGGTCCCGATTTAGTACCGCACTTTAACAGCTTCCCGGCAGCGCAAATCAACGGCTCAGCCGCACCCGGTTATAGCTCTGGTGATGCGATAGCTTTGATGGAGCAAATCGCTAAGGAGACTTTACCGCAAGGCTATAGCTTTGCTTGGTCAGGGCAAGCCTTCGAAGAGAAACAGGCGGGTAGTACCTCCACCGTTGCCTTTGCGCTGGGCTTGGTGATTGTGTTCCTGATTTTGGCGGCGCAGTTTGAGTCGTGGAGCTTGCCGTGCGCGGTATTAACTGCGGTACCGTTTGGCTTGATTGGTTCGCTGATTTTCACCATGGCACGTGGCCTTGAAAATGATGTGTACTTCCAAATCGGGCTACTGGTGTTGATTGGTTTGGCGGCGAAAAACGCCGTACTGATCATCGAGTTTGCGGTGGAGCTGCGACATAAAGGCAAAGGCTTGATTGAGTCGGCAATTGAGGCTGGTGAGCTGCGTTTGCGCCCGATTGTGATGACATCATTGGCCTTTATTCTGGGTACCTTGCCGCTGATGCTGGCCAGTGGCGCAGGGGCTAACTCACGTCACTCCATAGGGACAGGTATTGTCGGTGGGATGATCGGCGCGACCACCTTGGCGCTGTTTTATGTCCCGATGTTCTACGTCATTTTTGAGCGCTTGGCCGAGCGCGGGAAAAAATCGCCGCCTCCGAGCGGCGAGGGCGAGGTTACGCCGACAGCCGAGCCATCACCCCATGCGCAACAGCATGCCGATAAAGAGACAAAAGGCGGCCAGAGCAATCAGGAGGGGCAATCATGA
- a CDS encoding efflux RND transporter periplasmic adaptor subunit has translation MCLFLFRNAQLPHVSSLPHAGASRRFAALLTLCFSLLWLTGCDGDKTAAESGASPAAIPVKTLRLQGQEVPEDFSFVGLTKSSQQVNIVSRVNGFLDKQVYQDGAMVKQGQTLFLVDAKPFQAQLQAAQAALSQQKANLLVAQQNLRRIKPLAAQNAASQKDLDQAIGQEKSAQAQVEMAKAQVVQAQLNLGYATIKSPLAGISGEALIDEGTYVTASDKLTYVAALSPMWVNFSISEAQSLKRDEMMRQGLLRYPGDSKFDVQLTLSDNSVYPENGRITFANAEYDSKTGTFLVRASFENADGKLRPGQFVRVTVKGAVRPNAILVPQSAVMQGANGHFVWVVNKDNKAEYRAVTVGSYVGHDWLIEQGLQPGEQVVVEGGMMLRPDTPVVATEVSATALKAADAASAGTSKPESVPAPKPDQKPAQAQ, from the coding sequence ATGTGCCTTTTCTTATTCAGGAATGCTCAGCTTCCGCATGTTTCTTCTTTGCCCCACGCTGGTGCGTCTCGCCGCTTTGCTGCGTTGCTGACGCTGTGCTTCTCCTTGCTGTGGCTCACAGGCTGCGATGGTGATAAGACCGCAGCCGAAAGTGGCGCCTCGCCTGCGGCCATACCGGTCAAAACCTTACGCTTACAAGGCCAAGAAGTGCCAGAGGATTTCTCCTTTGTCGGCCTGACCAAGAGCTCGCAACAGGTCAACATTGTGTCGCGTGTAAATGGTTTTCTGGATAAGCAGGTGTATCAAGATGGCGCCATGGTAAAGCAGGGGCAGACCTTGTTTTTAGTAGATGCCAAACCATTCCAAGCGCAGTTACAAGCCGCGCAGGCCGCCTTGTCGCAGCAAAAAGCCAATTTGCTTGTCGCTCAGCAAAACTTACGGCGTATTAAGCCACTTGCCGCGCAAAATGCGGCAAGCCAAAAGGATCTGGATCAGGCGATAGGGCAGGAAAAATCCGCGCAAGCGCAAGTCGAAATGGCCAAAGCGCAAGTGGTGCAGGCGCAGTTAAATTTGGGCTATGCCACTATCAAATCGCCATTAGCAGGGATCAGCGGTGAAGCACTGATTGATGAAGGCACCTATGTCACCGCCAGCGACAAATTGACCTATGTGGCGGCGTTGTCTCCTATGTGGGTCAATTTCAGTATCTCGGAAGCCCAATCGTTAAAGCGCGATGAAATGATGCGCCAAGGGCTGCTGCGCTATCCGGGTGACAGCAAGTTTGATGTGCAACTGACGCTCTCAGATAACTCGGTGTATCCAGAAAACGGCCGCATCACTTTTGCTAATGCCGAATATGATTCGAAAACCGGCACTTTTTTGGTGCGGGCGAGCTTCGAGAATGCCGATGGCAAATTACGCCCAGGGCAGTTTGTTCGCGTGACCGTGAAAGGCGCGGTACGGCCAAATGCGATTTTAGTGCCGCAATCGGCGGTGATGCAGGGCGCCAATGGACACTTTGTCTGGGTGGTGAACAAAGACAACAAAGCCGAATATCGGGCAGTTACGGTCGGTAGCTACGTGGGTCATGACTGGTTAATCGAACAAGGTTTACAACCGGGCGAGCAGGTGGTGGTAGAAGGCGGCATGATGCTGCGTCCTGATACGCCAGTGGTTGCTACCGAGGTGAGTGCGACGGCCTTGAAAGCGGCTGACGCCGCATCAGCGGGAACGTCGAAACCAGAGTCGGTGCCTGCACCGAAACCCGATCAGAAGCCAGCACAGGCGCAATAA
- a CDS encoding glutamate-5-semialdehyde dehydrogenase yields the protein MNRLTDMGYAAKQASYRLAILSSAQKNQALHLIADELMAREAEILAANARDLFAAEAAGLSSAMLDRLCLTPERLQGIASDVRQVSRLHDPVGEVIDGSRLDNGLDLVRRRVPLGVIGTIYEARPNVTIDVASLCLKTGNAVILRGGKETVHTNQAMVAVIQHALAECNLPAAAVQSIDDPDRALVTELLTLDKYVDMIIPRGGSGLQALCREQATIPVITGGIGVCHMFVDASADLIGAVSVIENAKVQRPSVCNALETLLVHRHIAADFLPELANYLHSLGVTLHACPESLALLQAAGTRAQVIPVQAEDYVDEWLSLDLNVKIVGDLDEAISHINHHGSGHSESILTQTLAHADRFTLEVDAAAVYVNASTRFTDGGQFGLGAEVAVSTQKLHARGPMGLEALTTYKWIGYGDNLTRK from the coding sequence ATGAATCGTTTAACGGATATGGGGTATGCCGCCAAACAGGCGTCATACCGTTTAGCTATCTTAAGTTCAGCCCAAAAGAATCAGGCCTTACATCTGATTGCCGATGAGCTGATGGCGCGGGAAGCTGAAATTCTGGCGGCGAATGCCCGTGATTTGTTTGCCGCCGAAGCGGCCGGTTTGAGCAGTGCGATGCTCGACCGCCTGTGTCTGACGCCTGAACGTCTACAAGGAATTGCCAGCGATGTGCGTCAGGTTAGTCGCTTGCATGATCCGGTCGGCGAAGTGATAGACGGTAGTCGTTTGGATAATGGGCTGGATCTGGTGCGCCGCCGCGTTCCGCTTGGGGTGATAGGCACCATTTATGAGGCGCGCCCGAATGTGACCATTGATGTGGCGAGTTTATGCCTGAAAACCGGGAATGCGGTGATTTTACGCGGTGGTAAGGAAACTGTGCATACCAATCAGGCGATGGTAGCTGTTATTCAGCATGCGTTGGCAGAATGCAATTTACCGGCAGCTGCTGTGCAGTCGATTGACGATCCGGATCGGGCGTTGGTGACCGAATTGCTGACACTGGATAAGTATGTCGACATGATTATCCCACGCGGTGGTTCAGGGTTGCAGGCCTTGTGCCGTGAACAAGCCACCATCCCCGTGATTACCGGCGGTATTGGCGTGTGTCATATGTTTGTGGATGCCAGTGCCGATTTGATTGGCGCCGTGAGTGTGATTGAAAACGCCAAAGTGCAACGTCCGAGCGTGTGTAACGCCTTGGAAACCCTGTTGGTGCATCGCCATATTGCGGCAGATTTTTTGCCGGAATTGGCCAATTATTTGCACAGTTTGGGTGTGACTTTACATGCTTGCCCAGAAAGTTTGGCGTTGCTGCAGGCGGCCGGTACACGTGCGCAGGTGATCCCGGTGCAGGCTGAGGATTATGTGGATGAGTGGTTGTCGCTGGACTTGAACGTCAAAATTGTGGGGGATCTGGATGAAGCGATTAGTCATATCAACCACCACGGTAGCGGCCATAGTGAAAGCATTCTGACTCAGACGCTGGCGCACGCAGATCGCTTTACCTTAGAAGTAGATGCCGCGGCGGTATATGTTAACGCTAGCACCCGTTTTACTGACGGTGGCCAATTTGGTTTAGGCGCCGAAGTGGCGGTCAGTACACAAAAACTGCATGCGCGTGGGCCGATGGGTTTAGAAGCCCTGACCACCTATAAGTGGATTGGCTACGGGGATAATCTAACCAGAAAATAA
- the proB gene encoding glutamate 5-kinase, whose amino-acid sequence MSSCQTIVVKLGTSVLTGGSRKLNRAHMVELVRQCAQMQQAGHRMVIVTSGAIAAGREHLGYPDLPPTMASKQLLAAVGQTCLIQLWEQLFSIYGLNIGQMLLTRADLEDRERFLNARDMLRALLDQNIVPVINENDAVATTEIKVGDNDNLSALAAILAEADKLILLTDQAGLFTADPRKHPEAELIREVHAVDDTLRALAGDSVSGLGTGGMSTKLQAADVANRAGIEVVIAAGSRAHVIADVVANHSVGTRFHPQTTPLENRKRWIFGPPPAGELQVDDGAAQAILQRGSSLLPSGVVSVSGTFSRGEVLRVRAPNGKEIARGMSRYNSDALSLIAGHQSQEIADILGYEYGRVVIHRDDLILI is encoded by the coding sequence ATGAGCAGTTGTCAAACCATCGTTGTGAAATTGGGTACCAGTGTGCTGACAGGCGGTTCACGGAAGTTGAACCGCGCACACATGGTGGAGCTCGTCCGACAGTGTGCACAGATGCAGCAAGCCGGCCACCGTATGGTGATCGTAACGTCCGGTGCTATTGCTGCCGGTCGTGAACACTTGGGCTACCCCGATCTCCCTCCCACGATGGCGTCGAAACAACTGCTGGCCGCGGTGGGGCAAACATGCCTGATCCAGCTTTGGGAGCAGCTGTTCTCAATTTACGGCCTCAACATCGGGCAGATGTTACTGACCCGTGCTGACTTGGAGGATCGCGAGCGTTTTCTGAACGCCCGTGATATGCTGCGTGCCTTACTCGATCAGAATATTGTGCCGGTCATCAACGAAAACGATGCCGTAGCCACCACTGAAATCAAAGTGGGCGATAACGATAATTTGTCTGCGTTGGCGGCGATTTTGGCCGAAGCCGACAAACTGATTTTGCTCACTGACCAAGCAGGCTTATTTACCGCAGACCCTCGCAAACACCCTGAGGCCGAGCTCATTCGCGAAGTCCACGCCGTGGATGATACTTTGCGTGCACTGGCCGGTGACAGCGTATCCGGTTTAGGTACTGGCGGCATGAGCACCAAGCTACAAGCGGCCGATGTGGCCAATCGCGCCGGTATCGAAGTGGTGATTGCAGCGGGGAGCCGAGCGCATGTGATTGCCGATGTGGTTGCCAATCATTCCGTGGGCACCCGTTTTCATCCACAAACCACGCCATTAGAAAACCGTAAACGCTGGATTTTCGGGCCACCACCGGCGGGTGAACTGCAGGTAGATGATGGCGCGGCGCAAGCCATTTTACAGCGTGGCAGCTCTTTATTGCCAAGTGGCGTGGTCAGCGTAAGCGGTACCTTCTCGCGCGGTGAAGTGCTGCGCGTGCGGGCACCGAATGGTAAAGAGATTGCCCGTGGCATGAGCCGTTACAACAGTGATGCGCTCAGTTTGATTGCCGGACACCAGTCGCAAGAAATTGCCGACATTTTGGGCTACGAATACGGACGGGTGGTGATCCACCGCGATGATCTGATTCTGATTTAA